A window of Anas acuta chromosome 28, bAnaAcu1.1, whole genome shotgun sequence genomic DNA:
GCATCCATGAGAGGGGAAGGAAGTGAAGGGCGGCTGCgtgccagccctggggctgctaCACCCAGATGTCGGAGGTGCAGTCCCCACCGGGGTAGCGGATCTCGTGCGCCAGGCAGGGCCCGCCCGGCTCCTTCCCAAAATCCACCAAGAAGTTCTGGTTGACGGTCAGGCCGCCCTTCTCTGTGTCCACATCGAGCTGCAGCATGACAGAGCCGTCCCTGTGGAGGGGTGGGAGCGGGGTCAGGGGGGATCCTTGCCTCCCCCATCCCCGTGGCTGCCAAAATTCACCCAGATTCCCCCACCTGATGAGCTGCGGGTAGAACTGCCGGTCCCAGGCGCTGTAGAGGGACGTGGTGACGTACAGCCGCTTCCCGTCCAGGCTGAGCTGGATCATCTGGGGCCCCCCAGAcaccctcctgccctgcagcaggtggaggggAGGACGAGGTGAGCAGGGGACGCCTCCACCTGCTTCGGGCCGGGCCGGAGGAGCAGAAGCACTGGGACCTGCTCCCCGGGCTTGCCCCCACCGCCCCGCATGCCTGGAGGCTGAGGGTGGAGGTGGGACGGAGCGAAGCCGAGCTCACCTGGATGACAAAGGGCTCCggctggctctgcagctcctcgTCCCCACACACGGTCACGGTCCCTCCCTTGGTGATGCTGCCACCCACAAAGACCTGCAGGAGAGTGGAGCTCAGGGTGGCGAAGTTGGGGAAGCGGGGCTGCTCCCACCCCGAGCTGGGGCAGAAGTGGCGGGGCACGCCGGCACTGCCTCACCTGTCCCACCAGCCTGGGCCTGCGGGTGTCGGAGATGTCGTACTGGCGGACGTCTCCGTGCAGCCAGTTGCTGAAGTAGAGGAACCTGTCGTCCAGCGAGATGAGGATGTCGGTGATGAAGCCTTGGGAAGGGGACAGCAGAGTTGTACACCTGTGGCAGCCCCGGGCAGGCGGCTGCACCGCGGCTGACGGGGACACACTCACTTGGCATGTCCGGGAGCAGCCACCCCTCCACCTTCTTGCTGGGGACTTGGATCACCTTCTCGGCCGCCCAGTCTCCTCGCTGTGGGACAAAGCACGGCCTGAGGGCTTGGTGcgcagggcagaggcaggatAAGGCCCAACGGGGGGCGGATGCCGTGTGCACGTCCACCAGCTCCCGTCTCTGGGGCTGCTTGGTGGGCTGCAGGAAACCTCATCTCTGGCTCTGCGGAGCCACCGCGAGGACGGGCTCTGGGGCATGAGGAAGGGTTTTGGGGGCCAAAAACCTGTCCGACCTTCCAGCTGGATTAACTGGTCTGGTGGCAGAGGTTCTCCTCACCCGGATTGTTTTTACACACAACAGACACCGAGAAGGAACATTGCTCGAGCTATTGTAAATCCACAACAAAGGTATAAATAAACCTCCTCTGAATTAAATCACCTCAGCATAAACTGCTGCCAGTCAGAACAGGTCCTCCGGTGAGATTGCCACGTACCCAGCacccctgcccgccgcccctTGCCCTCCCGGGGCAGCGGTACCTCGGTCCTGTAGAAGCGGTGGATGGCGCTGCTGATGGTGCACCCCACGAAGCCCTCGGCGGCGTCCGGGTTGTGGAGGAAGCGGATCTCCAGGGGCGCCGCGTCCTCGCCCACGTCGATGGCCTGGACGTAGGTGTGAGTGGTCCAGTCCCACACGTTGAGGCGGCGTCCGTAGCGCCCTGCGAGGGAGCaaggggggggcagaggggacacTGTGAGGCACAGGGACTCTGGCTGAGgtgccacagccccagggggctcagccccacctCAGTGCAGAGGCGGCCCCGTGGgctctgcaccagcagcagtggTCACTTTTGGGGCTCTCTTTTGAGGCTTTGTAAAATCAGTGTGACCTCTGGGAACTGGTGTGAAATCAGTTTTGCAAGCAAACTGTTTGGACAATCTTATCTGGGTCTGTTAGATGGTCAGCGCTCACTCATGACAGAGTTGAAATGGGGCTTcactgcagccctgctcagcaTCTCGCTCCTGGAGTGCCTAAACAGAAGTTTCCTCACCTTTCTTCAGATCGTTTGGGTCAAACCCATATCCCAGGCATTTCGGGACTCCCCATTCAGTGCTGATCAAGACATTGTGGCGCGGCTGGTACCAGAAGTCATAACCCATCGGGGGGCTCTTGTCCCCCTTCTCCCAGTTCCCCTTGATCTCAAAGGTCTCTCCATCCAGCAGAATAAAGCCACctgaagcaaaaacaaacatgcacTGGCGGTGGGGAAATCACCCGGAGTACCCCTTGGAGTGCTGTAAGACAAACAGCAATAGGCAGATCAAGGCGTTGCAGATCAGCCTGGTGGAGGCTCCAGGACAGCGCTGGATGCCAgcgctgctcctcctgccctggcaCCCTCTCCCGGGGCACTGGCACGACCCATACCTTTCCCATTGCCGGCCGGGTCTCCCAGGGTGCTGATCATGATTTCACCGCTGCCCAGGCAGTGGGAGGTGTGGGGGTAGCCCAGGTTACACTTCCAGAAGACGTCCTCTGGGTTGACAACCTGCGGGAGTTCACAGGCTCCGTCACCTCCCCTGTGCGGGTGAGATGGTGCCTGCTGCACaggggtgcagggggctggTGCGACCACGGACGGGTGGGAGCTGCCCCACTGTCCTGCCACAGACACTGAGCAGGTGAGCCAGCACGTGGCACCACCTCCAGGGTACCTTAAAAAGCCTGGGAGCTCGCGGGTCGGTTCCTACATCCACCACGTAGATGCGGGAGGAGATCAGGCTGGGGAGGATCAGGCGGTTCCTCTTCTTGGTGGTGTCCCcgaagcagctgctgcaggtgttCCAGCCGGAGTGGTGCAGCTCGTCCCCCAGGTTGGGCATAGGCAGGCGGTGGATCACCTGCAAAGGGCCATTCCTGCTCACACCGGGACGCAGGACTCCAATGGATCGGACCCGGGAGCTCAGAGCATTGCAGACTGCCGTGGATGGGGTCAGGAAGCCTCAGGCAAGCCTAACTCTGCAGCTGGGGTGTGCTGGTGCACAAGGGAGCCCAAGGATGGTACACGAAGGGGGGTTTCCTTACATCTCCTAAGCTCAGGAAGGCTCAGAGTCTGAGGACGAGCTGGGTAGGCACCAGCCTTCGGTACCGGGCCCGCAGCTTTGGGGAATGTGAGGGAGGGCTTGCACTGAGCTGTTTCCCTTGGCTGGTGTGCTGCCACCAGCTTAGCACAGAGATGAGGTGCTCGGTACCTGGCAATAGTTTGGAGATTTGGGATTGACATCCACAGTGGCCAGAAAGTCAGGTTTGTTCCTGCCGGTGTTCCTGTAGATGCAGGGCACGTATAATATCTCCTCCCGGGGCCCTTTCAAGACAGAAATGTTGCACGAGCGTCAGCAGGAAGCACTGGGCAGAATGAACACCCTGCAGGAGTCTCTGGCTGGATCGGGCTGCCCTGTGGGGCAGTGGGATCTCCCATCCCTGCTCAGACATGCCAACCCCACCAGtcacacaaaacaaaccactCTGTGTCTCATTTCCATCACAGGAGAAGCCTTGAAAATGCATGAGAAGCACAAAGGCAAAATGCTTGCAGGGCTGAGGCCAAGGGCACAATTCCCCCATGCCTCCACGAGGCTCAAAGGTGCCGCCAAGGTCTGCTGGCTCCCAGGCACAGTGGGGCGAGCGTGGTGCTGGGATGGCTGCACCCACGGACCCCAGGCCTCCAGCCGCAGCAGCACCCCGACCCTGCAGCCTCCTCGCAGCCGCAGGGGTGGTACGGGCGCTGCGCCGTGTCAGAAAGTGCTGccaaagcaaagcaggaggaagaacaggtctgagaaatgctgaggaagaggaggtggggacagggagaggTGACCTGGGACCTCTGTCACTGATCCAAAGCAGACAATAGCTGCCTTTTCAACATGACACCTTTATGAGCTTTCGTAACAGCGGTGTCTGCGTCGGCCTTGGGTTCGAGGGCAGCTGCCAGGCACCCAGGgaccccatccctgcagctgccagggaaCCAAAAGCCAGGGTTCAGGGCACAGGCAGAGCGCAGAGCCTAATTCACCTCCCCAGGCATCCCAAGGAGCTTTTCATCACCTGCCTGTGAGCCTGACCATGCTATTTACTATTAACTCAAATCACCATCCAGCCCTGCCAACATCCAGGCATGTTTTAAAGACTCAGCTCTTcactggtgtttgttttgttcaaagATGTTTCAGGGACAGGAATCACAGACCAGGATCAAGCTCCAGAGCTGTCTAAGGTTTCAAAGATGTGCTTGCTAAGCACTGGAGAGGAGGATTAAGGGAAGGATAGCAGCAGTCAATGCTTTCATCGGTCCCTTCACATGAGAGCACTAGTGTTTTGGCAATGCGAACAAAAGGCAAAGTGCCTGAGCAAGCAGCCTGCAAGCCTGTGAGGCTGGTTTTCGCTACAGGAGGCTCTGTCCTGTCAGAATGCAAGCCATCAGGAGCAGAGCGTGGTGCTGTGTTCCTGAGGgtgcctggaaaaaaagaaagaggaagggtgctcccttcttccccagcctTCTCTACTCCCTGGAAATCCAAGAGCATTGAGCTCCCAGCAGTGGTGTCATGGGCCTATATGGTGTGGTTGCCTCTGAGAAAATTAAATCCCATTTGGTTTTGAACAGTGAAGCCACGGGTGACTTTGATGCAAGTTATGACCCATCCCAAGCCACTATGAAGCCTAAGAAGGTTTGTTCTGAGACCAAGCTGTCATTATGCAATTGGAGTTTGGCCCTGGGACAGGCCAGATGCAAAACTTTCACTTCTTTGCTTCCCCAACGCTTGCTGGGGAGCCTCTTTGGCGGATGGAGTTAATTGATAACGCCTCTTTGAAGGCATTATTCTAATCTTTACCTAAATCACAGACAGCACAGGGCTCTTCCCTGAGAGCCCTGGATTTTGGACTTGCCTTTCATCGCATCCAGAGGAGAGGCGAAGCCAGGGCCACACGCTCCACACCTTTCTGAATCgagaagaacagaaacaaacagcaattagatcacagaatcagaatggtttgggttggaagggaccttaaagatcacctaataTTCACCCctcctgccacgggcagggacacctcccccaaaccaggctgcccaaagccccattcagctGGCCTTGGGCcctcccagggatggggcacccacagcttctctcagcaatttgctccagtgcctcagcaccctcggagtaaagaatttcttcctggtATCTGAGCCAAACCTGCCCTCTTCTGCTTCGAGCCGCTACCCCGATGCCCccactgcactccctgacagagtctctccccagctttcctgtagccccctttagggactggcaggctgctctgagtctccccggagccttctcttctccaggctcagcacccccagctccctcagcctgcctccataggagaggtgccATACAAATCTAGTGCAGAAAGCTACGGGGCTCAAAGCTGCTTCTCTCCACTCTGCTCCCCTCTGCAGTGCCTTGCCCGGGGGTGTGAGTGCTGAGCTTCCCACGCGAAGCCCCTGCTCCCACAGCATTCAGGGCTGGAGACatcagccagccccagccccgtcctgctgctggtctcTGGGTGCTTCGAACCCATCCAGCCTCACCCTCCAACAGACTTCAAAACAGTTAAGGAAAGCGCCCTTAGTGCAGGGGGACGAGAGCTTGTTAGGAAACAACCACCACCTCCAAAAGGATCCCTTTTCCCCATTTATGATGGCAAGcctgaggagagggaggaaaccTGCAGCTAAACTCTACTACTCAGCTTTGCTGACTcggtttcttgtttgttttttaaggttttCTCCTGCAGTCCCTGAGGACATCACGTTCTGCAGAGAGCACAGGACACCAGCATGCAGGTCCCTGCTCCTACCTGAAGCACTGTGGAACCAcctttcttcccccttcccctcatATTAGCCCTGGAGGAAAAGCCCCATTAAACCCAAACTTTGCTCTGAGGACTCCCTGTCATGGTATGGCTGATTGTAACGAGCACAGTGTGTTGCAGGTGAATATAATgggaataaattaaataaaaatagttagAAGGCATTTAATTATCAATCTGCCTAAACACTTTCTGGCACTTATAGTAGcttgaaaaaagaaacactctCCTGGCAGAGAAGACACCACGCTCATCCCCACACGTCTTTCTACTTTATTCTGTCCGGGTGTCACAGTAATAAACCCTCAAGACCCAGCTCAGGATAAGTTTTGGAGGCTCCAGAGCTGAGCCCACAGCCAGTAGGCAGCCGGCCACCAAACAGCCCCAAGCCTGCTCCTCTTGAGAGCAAGCTGCAGCCAAGCAAGAGATCTCTTACCGGTGCTGGAGGTCGTGCTGGAGGGTTTCACCTGCTGGTGAGAAGCAGAAGGAGGTGATGCTGCCTGCATGCTGCCTGGTAGGAGCCAGTCGAGTGAGGAGACGCAGCTCTGCAGGGTTCAAATATATAGGGAGTGGGATGGGGAGCAGCACGGTGTGAAAAGGACACCAAGGGGAGGATCCACATGCCCCGGGGTGTGGGAGGTACTGGGGCAGCCTTCAGCGTCTTTCAGCACTGGGATCGTGCAGGGAAGCTATTTCAGAGCTACCAGAATCTCCTCCCTTCCCACGGGGAAGAGGACATGGCTGTGGCTGCGCTCTGTAGTACATATGTTCTTGTGAAATTCAAAACAAGGGCTTTTAGCCACAGAGAGAAAGCAggcagctcctctcctctgaTTCTCTGCTAGAAGCACTGTCCTGAGTTTCCCCATGGGGCGCCCCTCATGAGAGATGGGCAAGTGCTTGCATTTCCaaccacagaaataattttacgAGGTTGCAGATGTTAATCactaggaaaaatgaaaaatgaggacTGGGTTTCTTTTAATTGCAGGACGAATGTTTACTGTGGGATGTTAATTTGCAGGctggaaggagggcaggagcagagtAACAGTTTTCCCCATGACACATCTAACTTAGTCagtgtctgctgctgctt
This region includes:
- the LOC137845539 gene encoding methanethiol oxidase-like codes for the protein MPNLGDELHHSGWNTCSSCFGDTTKKRNRLILPSLISSRIYVVDVGTDPRAPRLFKVVNPEDVFWKCNLGYPHTSHCLGSGEIMISTLGDPAGNGKGGFILLDGETFEIKGNWEKGDKSPPMGYDFWYQPRHNVLISTEWGVPKCLGYGFDPNDLKKGRYGRRLNVWDWTTHTYVQAIDVGEDAAPLEIRFLHNPDAAEGFVGCTISSAIHRFYRTERGDWAAEKVIQVPSKKVEGWLLPDMPSFITDILISLDDRFLYFSNWLHGDVRQYDISDTRRPRLVGQVFVGGSITKGGTVTVCGDEELQSQPEPFVIQGRRVSGGPQMIQLSLDGKRLYVTTSLYSAWDRQFYPQLIRDGSVMLQLDVDTEKGGLTVNQNFLVDFGKEPGGPCLAHEIRYPGGDCTSDIWV